The proteins below come from a single Plantactinospora sp. KBS50 genomic window:
- a CDS encoding inositol monophosphatase family protein: protein MPDGRPTPQELLEIAVTVARQAAATARRMRAEGVAEVATKSTATDVVTAADRAVERQVVESIRRLRPRDRVLGEEFGPAGGGEAPAAGEEPTGGGRPAAAPAGGPGAVRWIVDPIDGTVNYLYGLPHYAVSLAAEVDGEVVAGVVRNAATEDEWTATRGGGAYRAGRRLRGSTETDLAQSLVATGFGYDPVRRAHQGRVLARLIDQVRDIRRFGAAALDLCLAAEGMVDAYFERGLQPWDLAAGGLVAREAGLRVAGLSGAPAGPDLVIAAPPAIFKPLHDRLVRLDAAGGP, encoded by the coding sequence ACCGCGCGCCGGATGCGGGCCGAGGGGGTGGCCGAGGTGGCCACCAAGAGCACGGCCACCGATGTCGTGACGGCGGCCGACCGCGCGGTGGAGCGGCAGGTGGTCGAGTCGATCCGCCGGCTCCGGCCGCGGGACCGGGTGCTCGGCGAGGAGTTCGGGCCGGCCGGCGGCGGCGAGGCGCCGGCGGCCGGTGAGGAGCCGACCGGGGGTGGCAGGCCCGCGGCGGCGCCGGCGGGCGGGCCGGGCGCCGTGCGGTGGATCGTGGACCCCATCGACGGCACGGTCAACTACCTGTACGGCCTGCCGCACTACGCCGTCTCGCTGGCCGCCGAGGTGGACGGCGAGGTGGTCGCCGGGGTGGTCCGCAACGCGGCCACCGAGGACGAGTGGACCGCCACACGCGGCGGCGGCGCGTACCGGGCCGGCCGGCGGCTGCGCGGCTCGACGGAGACCGATCTGGCGCAGAGCCTGGTGGCCACCGGCTTCGGGTACGACCCGGTGCGCCGGGCGCACCAGGGCCGGGTGCTGGCCCGGTTGATCGACCAGGTGCGGGACATCCGGCGGTTCGGCGCCGCCGCCCTCGACCTCTGCCTGGCCGCCGAGGGAATGGTCGACGCGTACTTCGAGCGGGGGTTGCAGCCGTGGGACCTGGCCGCGGGCGGCCTGGTGGCCCGCGAGGCGGGGCTGCGGGTGGCCGGCCTGTCCGGTGCGCCGGCCGGGCCGGACCTGGTGATCGCGGCGCCGCCGGCGATCTTCAAGCCGCTGCACGACCGGCTGGTCCGGCTCGACGCCGCCGGCGGTCCCTGA
- a CDS encoding LytR C-terminal domain-containing protein yields the protein MRALVVVGALMILALIFVVVALVRDTQAGQSLATGCQDGEVPANVELPDNKDVKINVYNGTQTAGLAEIVGTDFANRKFQVAKKANDPLHKKIEGVAVLRYGPKGLGSAHLLRAYFLDEADTEFDRDRKDAVVDVVIGERFQQLATTTEVNQAVAALGAPSLPPGTCLGNG from the coding sequence GTGCGGGCACTCGTCGTGGTGGGGGCACTGATGATCCTCGCTCTCATCTTCGTCGTCGTCGCGTTGGTCCGGGACACACAGGCCGGCCAGAGCCTGGCCACCGGCTGCCAGGACGGCGAGGTCCCCGCGAACGTCGAGCTGCCCGACAACAAGGACGTCAAGATCAACGTCTACAACGGCACGCAGACGGCCGGGCTCGCGGAAATCGTCGGCACCGACTTCGCCAACCGGAAGTTCCAGGTGGCGAAGAAGGCGAACGACCCGCTGCACAAGAAGATCGAAGGGGTCGCGGTGCTGCGCTACGGGCCCAAGGGGCTGGGCTCGGCCCACCTGCTGCGGGCCTATTTCCTGGACGAGGCGGACACGGAGTTCGACCGCGACCGTAAGGACGCGGTCGTGGACGTGGTCATCGGGGAGCGGTTCCAGCAGCTCGCCACGACCACGGAGGTCAACCAGGCGGTCGCGGCGCTGGGCGCCCCGTCCCTGCCGCCCGGCACCTGCCTCGGCAACGGCTGA
- a CDS encoding DUF4193 domain-containing protein gives MATDYDAPRRDEVDLGEDSLEELKARRVDSQSGAVDVDEAEVAESFELPGADLADEELTVKVLPMQQDEFRCARCFLVHHRSQLATQRNGDLICRECV, from the coding sequence ATGGCCACCGACTACGACGCTCCGCGTCGAGACGAGGTCGATCTGGGCGAGGACAGCCTGGAGGAGCTCAAGGCCCGGCGGGTCGACTCACAGTCGGGCGCCGTTGACGTCGATGAGGCGGAGGTCGCCGAGAGCTTCGAACTGCCCGGCGCCGACCTGGCCGACGAGGAACTGACCGTCAAGGTGCTGCCGATGCAGCAGGACGAGTTCCGCTGTGCCCGCTGCTTCCTCGTGCACCACCGCAGCCAGTTGGCGACCCAACGGAACGGGGACCTGATCTGCCGCGAGTGCGTCTAG
- a CDS encoding DUF3093 domain-containing protein, protein MAAAHPSPAVRPDNGYAERLALPWWLWLAAAGLTGLLAAEIWLGAGGVRAWLPFAVLPPLAAVALWWLGRIRIAVADGILAVDDARLPVRYVADAIPLDAAGRREVLGVGSDPLAFVVQRPWVGGAVQVVLADPDDPTPYWVVSSRHPVELAAAVLSARG, encoded by the coding sequence GTGGCTGCCGCACACCCGTCCCCCGCCGTCCGACCCGACAACGGTTACGCCGAGCGCCTCGCGCTGCCCTGGTGGCTGTGGCTGGCCGCGGCGGGGCTGACCGGGCTGCTGGCCGCGGAGATCTGGCTCGGCGCCGGCGGCGTACGGGCGTGGCTGCCGTTCGCCGTCCTGCCGCCGCTGGCGGCCGTGGCCCTGTGGTGGCTGGGCCGGATCCGGATCGCGGTGGCCGACGGGATCCTCGCCGTCGACGACGCCCGGCTGCCGGTCCGGTACGTCGCCGACGCGATACCGCTGGACGCCGCCGGTCGGCGCGAGGTCCTCGGGGTGGGGTCCGACCCGTTGGCCTTCGTGGTGCAGCGGCCCTGGGTCGGTGGCGCCGTTCAGGTGGTCCTGGCCGACCCGGACGACCCGACCCCGTACTGGGTGGTCAGCTCGCGGCATCCGGTCGAACTGGCCGCCGCCGTCCTGTCCGCCCGGGGCTGA
- the dut gene encoding dUTP diphosphatase — MSEFVPVAVQRIDPELPLPAYAHPGDAGADLVAAREVEIPPGGRELVPTGVAIAVPDGYVGLVHPRSGLATRLGVTVLNAPGTVDAGYRGEIMVNLVNHDASSPARILRGDRIAQLVVQRVERARFHVVDELPPSLRGTGGHGSTGGHASLVGQHEARHDREETRGGAR, encoded by the coding sequence GTGAGCGAGTTCGTGCCGGTGGCCGTCCAGCGGATCGATCCGGAGCTGCCGCTGCCCGCGTACGCCCATCCGGGCGATGCCGGTGCGGACCTGGTGGCGGCCCGGGAGGTGGAGATCCCGCCCGGCGGCCGGGAACTCGTCCCGACCGGCGTGGCGATCGCCGTGCCGGACGGCTACGTGGGGCTGGTGCATCCCCGCTCCGGACTCGCGACCCGGCTGGGCGTGACGGTCCTCAACGCGCCCGGTACGGTCGACGCCGGCTATCGCGGCGAGATCATGGTGAACCTGGTGAACCACGACGCGTCGAGCCCCGCGCGGATCCTCCGGGGTGACCGGATCGCGCAGCTCGTCGTACAGCGGGTGGAGCGCGCCCGGTTCCACGTCGTCGACGAGCTGCCGCCGTCCCTGCGGGGTACCGGCGGCCACGGGTCGACCGGCGGGCACGCCAGCCTGGTCGGCCAGCACGAGGCGAGGCACGACAGGGAAGAAACGAGGGGTGGCGCACGATGA
- a CDS encoding OB-fold nucleic acid binding domain-containing protein, translating into MATDERRVSVRRLFQRLTASEAEIEAQELRRESARAGGTPAGVCRRGQVVSISGRLRTVVYTPRTNLPTLEADLYDGTDVVTLVWLGRRHISGIEPGRQLVARGRLAVRDDRKVIYNPYYELEPPH; encoded by the coding sequence ATGGCGACCGACGAGAGGCGCGTGTCGGTCCGCCGCTTGTTCCAGCGGCTGACCGCGAGCGAGGCCGAGATCGAGGCGCAGGAACTGCGCCGGGAGAGCGCGCGGGCCGGCGGCACCCCCGCCGGGGTGTGTCGGCGCGGCCAGGTCGTGTCGATCTCGGGACGGCTGCGCACCGTGGTCTACACCCCGCGGACCAACCTTCCCACGCTGGAGGCGGACCTGTACGACGGCACCGACGTGGTGACGCTGGTCTGGCTCGGTCGGCGGCACATTTCGGGCATCGAGCCCGGCCGGCAACTTGTCGCGCGGGGACGACTGGCGGTACGTGATGACCGTAAAGTCATCTACAACCCGTACTACGAGTTGGAGCCGCCACATTGA
- a CDS encoding DUF3159 domain-containing protein has product MSTGRPPIARSDAGATAEEPAAALAGGPAEAPLPSFAEQVADQLGGWRGMVESSVPVLVFVVANVLGPLRPAVIAAVAVAVAIAVVRLVQRRPIRHAVNGLLGVAVGAAIALRTGNARDFYLPGILYGLGVGAALLISAAVRQPVVGWIWSVIAAKGRSDWRDDPRLIRVFVRLTALWGIVWVLKVGAQAALYMADMDTALGVARIVLGYPPYALLLVITVWTVRRVTRAAAPASVEA; this is encoded by the coding sequence ATGAGCACAGGACGACCACCGATCGCCCGATCCGACGCCGGGGCCACGGCCGAGGAGCCCGCGGCGGCGCTGGCCGGGGGACCGGCGGAGGCGCCGCTGCCGAGCTTCGCCGAGCAGGTCGCCGACCAACTCGGCGGCTGGCGCGGCATGGTGGAGTCCAGCGTCCCGGTGCTGGTCTTCGTGGTGGCCAACGTGCTTGGACCGCTGCGCCCCGCGGTGATCGCGGCGGTGGCCGTGGCGGTCGCCATCGCGGTGGTCCGGCTGGTCCAGCGCCGACCGATCCGGCACGCCGTGAACGGTCTGCTCGGCGTCGCGGTCGGCGCCGCGATCGCGCTGCGCACCGGCAACGCCCGCGACTTCTACCTGCCCGGCATCCTGTACGGGCTCGGCGTGGGCGCCGCCCTGTTGATCTCGGCGGCCGTACGGCAGCCGGTGGTCGGCTGGATCTGGTCGGTGATCGCCGCCAAGGGCCGGTCGGACTGGCGGGACGACCCCCGGTTGATCCGGGTGTTCGTCCGGCTCACCGCCCTGTGGGGGATCGTCTGGGTGCTCAAGGTCGGCGCGCAGGCCGCCCTCTACATGGCCGACATGGACACCGCCCTCGGGGTGGCGCGGATCGTCCTGGGCTACCCGCCGTACGCGCTGCTGCTGGTGATCACCGTCTGGACGGTGCGCCGCGTCACCCGCGCCGCCGCCCCGGCCTCCGTGGAAGCCTGA
- a CDS encoding TrkA family potassium uptake protein: MTMRIAIAGAGNVGRSIAQELIENGHQVMLIERQPKMLRPERVPDADWVLADACELASLEEADVAGCEVVVAATGDDKVNLVVSLLAKTEFAVGRVVARVNRAENEWLFTDQWGVDVAVSKPRVMAALVEEAVTVGDLVRLMTFRQGQANLVEITLPPAAPYVGHPVRSVPLPRDSALVAILRGKRVLTPSPDDPLEAGDELVFVCTAEVEDEVRGVVLGGAADR, encoded by the coding sequence CTGACCATGCGGATCGCCATCGCCGGCGCCGGCAACGTCGGCCGCTCGATCGCCCAGGAGCTGATCGAGAACGGCCACCAGGTGATGCTCATCGAGCGGCAGCCGAAGATGCTGCGGCCGGAGCGGGTGCCGGACGCCGACTGGGTGCTCGCCGACGCCTGCGAGCTGGCCAGCCTGGAGGAGGCGGACGTGGCCGGCTGCGAGGTGGTGGTCGCCGCCACCGGCGACGACAAGGTCAACCTCGTGGTGTCGCTGCTGGCCAAGACCGAGTTCGCGGTGGGCCGGGTGGTGGCCCGGGTCAACCGGGCCGAGAACGAGTGGCTGTTCACCGACCAGTGGGGGGTCGACGTCGCGGTCAGCAAGCCCCGGGTGATGGCCGCCCTGGTCGAGGAGGCGGTCACGGTCGGCGACCTGGTCCGGCTGATGACCTTCCGGCAGGGCCAGGCCAACCTCGTGGAGATCACGCTGCCGCCGGCCGCGCCGTACGTGGGACACCCGGTCCGGTCGGTGCCGCTGCCCCGGGACTCCGCCCTGGTGGCGATCCTGCGCGGCAAGCGGGTGCTGACGCCCTCCCCGGACGACCCGCTGGAGGCCGGCGACGAGCTGGTCTTCGTCTGCACGGCCGAGGTGGAGGACGAGGTCCGGGGGGTCGTGCTGGGCGGCGCGGCCGATCGTTAG
- a CDS encoding TrkA family potassium uptake protein has product MHIVIMGCGRVGSTLAHSLEARGHSVAVVDQDADAFRRLGPDFGGTTVTGVGFDRDVLREAGIERADAFAAVSSGDNSNIISARLARETFGVSRVAARIYDQRRAQVYERLGIPTVATVRWTADRMVRHLVPEGDVEIFRDATSTVSIIEVPLHKDWVGHRLHALEEAAGARAAYVIRFGIGTLPTTGTVIQEGDQLFMLVTDDIAPAVTAAAGTSPEGGH; this is encoded by the coding sequence GTGCATATCGTGATCATGGGATGTGGGCGGGTGGGTTCCACCCTCGCGCACAGCCTGGAGGCCCGGGGGCACTCGGTGGCGGTCGTCGACCAGGACGCCGACGCGTTCCGCCGGCTGGGGCCGGACTTCGGCGGCACCACGGTCACCGGCGTCGGCTTCGACCGGGACGTCCTGCGCGAGGCCGGCATCGAACGCGCCGACGCGTTCGCGGCCGTCTCCAGCGGCGACAACTCCAACATCATCTCCGCCCGGCTGGCCCGGGAGACCTTCGGGGTGTCCCGGGTCGCCGCCCGGATCTACGACCAGCGGCGCGCCCAGGTCTACGAGCGGCTGGGCATCCCCACCGTGGCCACCGTGCGGTGGACCGCCGACCGGATGGTCCGGCACCTCGTCCCCGAGGGCGACGTGGAGATCTTCCGGGACGCCACCAGCACGGTGTCGATCATCGAGGTGCCGCTGCACAAGGACTGGGTCGGCCACCGGCTGCACGCCCTGGAGGAGGCCGCCGGCGCCCGGGCGGCGTACGTGATCCGGTTCGGCATCGGGACCCTGCCCACCACCGGCACGGTCATCCAGGAGGGTGACCAGCTGTTCATGCTGGTGACCGACGACATCGCGCCAGCGGTGACCGCGGCCGCGGGCACCTCGCCCGAGGGAGGGCACTGA
- a CDS encoding class I SAM-dependent RNA methyltransferase, producing MTVEDAERIVLTVGPPAHGGHCVARYEGQVVFVRHALPGERVVAEVTETHRGFARADAVEIIEAAPARVEPPCPYARPDRCGGCDLQHVAPQAQRDWKTAVLREQLERLGGLDPAELAALDLTVRAVPGGSLGWRSRMRYAVDAADRAGLRKHRSHEVVPVDRCLIAHPAIRDLPVLASTGQRWPDADEVLTVASSAGDVAIRALRPDGARTVRGPETIAEVAAGREWRLPADGFWQVHPAAADTLTATVRDLLRPVAGETAWDLYGGAGLFAGALAGALGARGRVQVVEADPDAVAAARQNLADLSGVEVVHAPVERALRRRRISGPVDLVVLDPPRAGAGRAVTEAVVGSGARAVAYVACDPAAFARDVRTFRTAGWRLAEVRAYDLFPMTQHLECVGLLLP from the coding sequence GTGACGGTCGAGGACGCGGAACGGATCGTGCTGACCGTCGGCCCGCCGGCGCACGGCGGCCACTGCGTCGCCCGGTACGAGGGGCAGGTGGTGTTCGTCCGGCACGCCCTGCCCGGCGAGCGGGTGGTGGCCGAGGTGACCGAGACGCACCGGGGCTTCGCCCGGGCCGATGCCGTCGAGATCATCGAGGCGGCGCCGGCGCGGGTCGAGCCACCCTGCCCGTACGCCCGACCGGACCGGTGCGGCGGGTGCGACCTCCAGCACGTCGCGCCGCAGGCGCAGCGCGACTGGAAGACGGCGGTGCTGCGGGAGCAGCTGGAGCGGCTCGGCGGGCTCGACCCGGCGGAGCTGGCGGCGCTCGACCTGACGGTGCGGGCGGTGCCGGGCGGCTCGCTGGGCTGGCGCTCCCGGATGCGTTACGCCGTGGACGCGGCGGACCGGGCCGGGCTGCGCAAGCACCGCTCGCACGAGGTGGTGCCGGTGGACCGGTGCCTGATCGCCCACCCGGCGATCCGGGACCTGCCGGTACTGGCCTCGACCGGGCAGCGCTGGCCGGACGCCGACGAGGTGCTGACCGTGGCCAGCAGCGCCGGCGACGTCGCGATCCGGGCGCTGCGGCCCGACGGCGCCCGGACGGTACGCGGCCCGGAGACGATCGCCGAGGTGGCCGCCGGCCGGGAGTGGCGGCTGCCGGCCGACGGCTTCTGGCAGGTCCACCCGGCCGCCGCCGACACGCTCACGGCCACGGTGCGGGACCTGCTGCGGCCGGTCGCCGGCGAGACGGCCTGGGACCTGTACGGCGGCGCCGGGCTGTTCGCGGGCGCGCTCGCCGGTGCGCTCGGCGCGCGCGGCCGGGTGCAGGTGGTGGAGGCGGATCCGGATGCGGTGGCGGCGGCCCGGCAGAACCTGGCCGACCTGTCCGGGGTCGAGGTGGTGCACGCGCCGGTCGAGCGGGCGCTGCGCCGCCGCCGGATCAGCGGCCCGGTGGACCTTGTGGTGCTGGACCCGCCGCGCGCCGGTGCCGGCCGTGCGGTCACCGAGGCGGTGGTCGGATCCGGGGCGCGGGCCGTGGCCTACGTCGCCTGCGACCCGGCCGCGTTCGCCCGGGACGTGCGGACCTTCCGGACGGCCGGCTGGCGGCTGGCCGAGGTGCGCGCCTACGACCTGTTCCCGATGACCCAGCACCTCGAATGCGTGGGGCTGCTGCTGCCATGA
- a CDS encoding anhydro-N-acetylmuramic acid kinase codes for MSGTSYDGIDVAVGDWELVGDTLRLRPVGERSLPYPDGLPDRIAAVLPPAATTIDEVCRLHTALGQAFAAAAEVGVQIAGGRAELVVSPGQTVFHWVADGRARGTLQLGEPAWIAHRTGLPVLSDLRAADIAAGGQGAPLVPAFDALLLAGTGAGNAADAAPGAAAGTAAAPGADRAASGAASWSRAPRAALNLGGIANLTVVAPPAPVLGYDIGPANALIDAATRRCCGQPYDVDGARAAAGRVHPGLLELLLAEPYYAAPAPKSTGKELFSARYLQDRLAALGEPVDGDDVVATVTELTARIVAAACDRHGVAEVFAAGGGVRNPVLMRRLAALGAGRWRLAGTEELGVPAQAREAYAFGLLGWLSWHHLPGALPSVTGARAAAVLGSWTPGTGSGTPRPAPGSTPAPRRIRVC; via the coding sequence ATGTCCGGTACGTCCTACGACGGGATCGACGTGGCCGTGGGCGACTGGGAGCTGGTCGGCGACACGCTCCGGCTGCGCCCGGTGGGGGAGCGGAGCCTGCCGTACCCCGACGGCCTGCCGGACCGGATAGCCGCGGTGCTGCCGCCGGCGGCCACCACCATCGACGAGGTGTGCCGGTTGCACACCGCGCTGGGCCAGGCGTTCGCGGCCGCCGCCGAGGTCGGGGTCCAGATCGCCGGGGGCCGCGCCGAACTGGTGGTCTCGCCGGGGCAGACGGTGTTCCACTGGGTCGCCGACGGCCGGGCGCGCGGCACCCTCCAGCTCGGCGAGCCTGCCTGGATCGCCCACCGGACCGGGCTGCCGGTGCTGTCCGACCTGCGGGCCGCGGACATCGCCGCCGGCGGCCAGGGCGCCCCGCTGGTCCCGGCCTTCGACGCCCTGCTGCTGGCCGGCACCGGGGCCGGCAACGCGGCCGACGCCGCGCCCGGCGCTGCCGCCGGCACCGCGGCCGCCCCCGGCGCCGATCGGGCCGCCTCCGGTGCCGCCTCCTGGTCGCGGGCACCGCGGGCGGCGCTGAACCTCGGCGGGATCGCCAACCTCACCGTGGTGGCGCCGCCGGCGCCGGTTCTCGGCTACGACATCGGCCCGGCCAACGCGCTGATCGATGCGGCCACCCGGCGCTGCTGCGGCCAGCCGTACGACGTCGACGGGGCGCGGGCGGCGGCCGGCCGGGTCCATCCCGGCCTGCTGGAGTTGTTGCTGGCCGAGCCGTACTACGCGGCCCCGGCGCCGAAGTCGACCGGGAAGGAACTCTTCTCCGCCCGGTACCTCCAGGACCGGCTGGCCGCCCTCGGCGAGCCGGTGGACGGGGACGACGTGGTGGCGACGGTGACCGAACTCACCGCCCGGATCGTCGCCGCCGCCTGTGACCGGCACGGCGTGGCCGAGGTGTTCGCCGCCGGCGGCGGGGTCCGCAACCCGGTGCTGATGCGCCGGCTGGCCGCGCTGGGCGCCGGCCGGTGGCGGCTGGCCGGCACCGAGGAACTGGGCGTACCGGCGCAGGCCCGCGAGGCGTACGCGTTCGGCCTGCTCGGCTGGCTGTCCTGGCACCACCTGCCCGGGGCGCTGCCGTCGGTGACCGGCGCCCGGGCGGCGGCGGTGCTGGGCAGTTGGACGCCGGGAACCGGATCCGGCACGCCCCGTCCGGCGCCCGGGAGCACCCCGGCGCCGCGCCGGATCCGGGTCTGCTGA
- the dxs gene encoding 1-deoxy-D-xylulose-5-phosphate synthase, with amino-acid sequence MSDVEDSANRADLLGSVRGPQDVKRMSAERLTVLAAEIRDFLVAKVSRTGGHLGPNLGVVELTLALHRVFDSPRDRFLFDTGHQAYVHKMVTGRQEDFDRLRQRGGLSGYPNQAESEHDLVENCHASTALSYADGLAKAYALRGEQRSVVAVVGDGALTGGMCWEALNNIATARNPLVIVVNDNGRSYAPTIGGLADHLSSLRLNPGYEKVLDVVKDALGSTPLVGRPMYEVLHAVKKGIKDAVAPQAMFEDLGIKYVGPVDGHDIGAMESALRAAKHFGGPVIVHAVTRKGYGYRPAEEDEADCLHSPSSAFDVETGKLLAAPSVKWTHVFRDELIALADERPDVVAITAAMAEPTGVAALARRHPDRVYDVGIAEQHAVTSAAGLALGGLHPVVALYATFLNRAFDQVLLDVALHNLPVTFVLDRAGVTGPDGPSHYGIWDMSILGVVPGLRVAAPRDAATLREELREAVAVDDGPTVVRFPTGSVAADLPAVRRIGSTDGAGPGGAVDVLAESGRTDVLLVAVGAFGQLGVEVANRVAEQGYGVTVVDPRWVRPVPTELVTLAAKHRLVVSIEDGVRAGGIGDALAKAMRDADVRTPLRDLGVPVAWHEFGTRAQILADLRLTAQDVARDITGWVSLLEEPIEPVRVGGGDRSAKGRAAQN; translated from the coding sequence ATGAGTGACGTAGAGGATTCGGCTAACCGCGCCGACCTGCTCGGATCGGTCCGGGGACCCCAGGACGTCAAGCGAATGTCCGCCGAGCGGCTGACGGTCCTCGCGGCCGAAATCCGGGACTTCCTCGTGGCGAAGGTGTCCCGCACCGGCGGGCATCTCGGCCCCAACCTCGGTGTGGTGGAGTTGACCCTCGCCCTGCACCGCGTCTTCGACTCGCCCAGGGATCGTTTCCTGTTCGACACGGGACACCAGGCGTACGTGCACAAGATGGTGACGGGCCGGCAGGAGGACTTCGACCGGCTCCGGCAGCGGGGCGGCCTGTCCGGCTACCCGAACCAGGCCGAGAGCGAGCACGACCTGGTCGAGAACTGTCACGCCTCGACCGCGCTGTCGTACGCGGACGGCCTGGCCAAGGCGTACGCGCTGCGTGGCGAGCAGCGCAGCGTCGTGGCCGTGGTGGGCGACGGTGCGCTCACCGGCGGCATGTGCTGGGAGGCGCTGAACAACATCGCCACCGCCCGCAACCCGCTGGTCATCGTCGTCAACGACAACGGGCGCTCGTACGCGCCGACCATTGGCGGCCTGGCCGACCACCTCTCCTCGCTGCGGCTGAACCCCGGGTACGAGAAGGTCCTCGACGTGGTCAAGGACGCCCTCGGTTCGACCCCGCTGGTGGGCCGCCCGATGTACGAGGTGCTGCACGCGGTCAAGAAGGGCATCAAGGACGCCGTCGCGCCGCAGGCGATGTTCGAGGACCTCGGCATCAAGTACGTCGGCCCGGTCGACGGCCACGACATCGGCGCCATGGAGTCGGCGCTGCGGGCCGCCAAGCACTTCGGCGGCCCGGTGATCGTGCACGCGGTCACCCGCAAGGGGTACGGCTACCGCCCGGCCGAGGAGGACGAGGCGGACTGCCTGCACAGCCCGAGCAGCGCCTTCGACGTGGAGACCGGCAAGCTGCTGGCGGCGCCCTCGGTCAAGTGGACGCACGTGTTCCGGGACGAGCTGATCGCGCTCGCCGACGAGCGGCCGGACGTGGTGGCCATCACCGCGGCCATGGCCGAGCCGACCGGCGTCGCGGCGCTGGCCCGCCGGCACCCCGACCGGGTGTACGACGTGGGCATCGCCGAACAGCACGCGGTGACCTCGGCGGCCGGCCTCGCGCTGGGCGGCCTGCACCCGGTGGTGGCGCTGTACGCGACGTTCCTCAACCGGGCCTTCGACCAGGTCCTGCTGGACGTGGCGCTGCACAACCTGCCGGTGACCTTCGTCCTGGACCGGGCCGGTGTCACCGGTCCGGACGGCCCCAGCCACTACGGCATCTGGGACATGTCCATTCTCGGCGTGGTCCCCGGGCTGCGGGTCGCGGCCCCGCGGGACGCCGCCACGCTGCGCGAGGAACTGCGCGAGGCGGTGGCCGTGGACGACGGGCCGACGGTCGTGCGCTTCCCGACCGGCTCGGTGGCCGCCGACCTGCCGGCGGTGCGCCGGATCGGGAGCACGGACGGGGCCGGGCCGGGCGGTGCGGTGGACGTGCTGGCCGAGTCGGGGCGTACCGATGTGCTCCTGGTGGCGGTCGGCGCGTTCGGGCAGCTCGGTGTCGAGGTGGCCAACCGGGTCGCCGAGCAGGGGTACGGGGTGACCGTGGTCGACCCGCGCTGGGTGCGACCCGTCCCGACCGAACTGGTGACGCTGGCCGCCAAGCACCGGCTGGTGGTGAGCATCGAGGACGGCGTGCGGGCCGGCGGCATCGGCGACGCGCTGGCCAAGGCGATGCGGGACGCGGACGTGCGGACCCCCCTGCGCGACCTCGGGGTGCCGGTGGCCTGGCACGAGTTCGGCACCCGGGCGCAGATCCTGGCCGACCTGCGGCTCACGGCGCAGGACGTGGCGCGGGACATCACCGGTTGGGTGTCGCTGCTGGAGGAACCGATCGAGCCGGTCCGGGTCGGCGGCGGCGACCGGTCCGCCAAGGGCCGGGCCGCGCAGAACTGA